A region of Chitinophaga horti DNA encodes the following proteins:
- a CDS encoding heavy-metal-associated domain-containing protein, which translates to MNSMKFKTNLKCGGCVATVTPFLDKLVGHDHWQVDLADAQKTLTVDVEKASAEEVEKAVQEAGFKAEKL; encoded by the coding sequence ATGAACAGTATGAAATTCAAAACAAATCTCAAGTGCGGCGGCTGCGTAGCGACCGTTACACCGTTCTTAGATAAACTGGTAGGACACGATCACTGGCAGGTAGACCTGGCCGATGCGCAAAAAACACTGACCGTAGACGTGGAGAAGGCAAGTGCGGAAGAAGTAGAGAAAGCGGTGCAGGAAGCGGGATTTAAGGCGGAGAAATTATAG
- a CDS encoding heavy metal translocating P-type ATPase: protein MAQHLIKETFPVLEMSCAACAASVESTLKASAGVKDAGVNFANQDAWVMYDDRQTNPETLQAAIRSVGYDLLIDTEDREEKQAALQKAHYQQLKQRTWWAIALSFPVVVIGMFFMNMPYANWIMLALSSPVVIWLGRGFFVNAWKQARHGKANMDTLVALSTGIAYLFSLFNTLYPQYWHQRGLHAHVYFEAAAVIIAFISLGKLMEERAKSNTSSALKKLMGLQPKTVLREQADGSMVEVAISDVKVNDILLVKPGEKIPVDGALVAGSSYVDESTITGEPIAAAKTQGDKVFAGTLNQQGSFRMKAEKVGANTVLAQIIKMVKEAQGSKAPVQQLADRIAGIFVPVVMGIAVLTFGLWMILGGDHAFTHALLAAITVLVIACPCALGLATPTAIMVGVGKGADHNILIRDAESLENARKVNAVILDKTGTITEGRPVVTDLTFQDERYKSLLLAMELQSEHPLASALVKRLEQEGVRPVKLDNMESITGKGVQATYEGITYKAGNSQLITPDAASAKIAASWQQEAKTVIYFSADEKVVAMAAIADKVKERSAQAIATLQSQGIEVYMLTGDNAATAAAVAKQTGIRHYEAEVLPARKAQFVQELQAAGKVVAMAGDGINDSQALAQADVSIAMGKGSDIAMDVAKMTLITADLNSIPKALALSRATVRTIRQNLFWAFIYNLIGIPLAAGILYPVNGFLLDPMIAGAAMALSSVSVVSNSLLLKIKQI, encoded by the coding sequence ATGGCCCAACACCTGATCAAAGAGACCTTTCCCGTATTAGAGATGAGCTGCGCTGCCTGTGCGGCAAGCGTGGAATCCACCCTGAAGGCCTCGGCCGGGGTAAAGGATGCGGGCGTGAACTTCGCTAACCAGGATGCCTGGGTGATGTACGACGACCGGCAAACCAATCCCGAAACATTACAGGCGGCCATACGCAGTGTAGGCTACGATTTGCTGATTGATACCGAAGATCGCGAGGAGAAACAGGCCGCGCTGCAAAAAGCGCATTATCAGCAGTTGAAACAACGCACCTGGTGGGCCATCGCCCTATCGTTTCCCGTAGTGGTGATCGGTATGTTTTTTATGAACATGCCTTACGCTAACTGGATTATGCTGGCATTGAGCAGTCCCGTGGTAATATGGCTCGGCCGCGGTTTCTTCGTGAATGCCTGGAAGCAGGCCCGCCATGGCAAAGCCAATATGGATACACTGGTGGCGTTGAGTACGGGCATCGCTTACCTCTTCAGCCTGTTTAATACGCTTTATCCGCAATACTGGCACCAGCGCGGTTTACACGCACATGTGTACTTCGAGGCAGCTGCCGTGATAATTGCTTTTATCTCTCTTGGTAAACTGATGGAAGAGCGTGCCAAATCCAACACTTCGTCTGCCCTTAAAAAATTAATGGGCTTACAACCTAAAACGGTGCTGCGCGAACAGGCCGACGGCAGTATGGTGGAAGTAGCTATCAGTGATGTGAAAGTAAATGACATATTACTCGTAAAACCCGGAGAAAAAATCCCCGTAGATGGCGCGCTTGTAGCCGGCAGCTCTTACGTAGATGAGAGTACGATTACCGGTGAGCCGATAGCCGCCGCAAAAACCCAGGGCGATAAAGTATTTGCAGGAACACTTAACCAGCAGGGCAGTTTTCGCATGAAGGCCGAAAAGGTTGGCGCTAACACGGTTCTCGCACAAATCATCAAAATGGTGAAAGAGGCCCAGGGCAGCAAAGCACCTGTGCAGCAACTGGCTGATAGAATCGCAGGCATCTTCGTACCGGTGGTAATGGGTATCGCCGTGCTTACGTTCGGCTTGTGGATGATACTTGGCGGCGACCACGCCTTTACGCATGCGCTGCTGGCGGCGATCACTGTACTCGTAATCGCCTGTCCCTGTGCGCTTGGACTGGCCACACCTACGGCGATCATGGTGGGCGTGGGCAAAGGCGCAGACCACAACATACTGATACGCGATGCTGAAAGCCTCGAAAATGCAAGAAAAGTGAATGCGGTGATCCTTGATAAAACGGGCACTATCACCGAAGGCCGGCCAGTCGTTACGGACTTGACCTTCCAGGACGAACGTTATAAAAGTTTACTGCTGGCGATGGAGTTACAATCCGAACATCCCCTTGCCTCCGCACTGGTGAAGCGCCTGGAACAGGAAGGCGTCCGGCCTGTAAAACTGGATAACATGGAAAGCATTACCGGTAAAGGCGTGCAGGCGACTTACGAAGGTATTACCTATAAAGCCGGCAACAGTCAACTGATTACGCCGGATGCAGCTTCAGCGAAGATAGCCGCCAGCTGGCAGCAGGAAGCGAAAACGGTCATCTATTTTTCCGCAGATGAGAAGGTAGTGGCGATGGCCGCTATTGCCGATAAGGTGAAAGAGCGTTCTGCACAGGCGATTGCCACCTTACAATCACAGGGAATCGAGGTGTATATGCTTACTGGTGACAATGCCGCTACGGCTGCGGCTGTAGCTAAACAGACGGGCATTCGCCATTACGAAGCGGAAGTGTTACCGGCCCGTAAAGCTCAGTTCGTGCAGGAATTACAGGCGGCGGGCAAAGTGGTAGCCATGGCAGGAGATGGCATCAATGATAGCCAGGCCTTGGCGCAGGCAGACGTGAGCATTGCCATGGGCAAAGGCTCCGACATTGCGATGGACGTAGCGAAAATGACGCTCATCACTGCTGACCTGAACAGCATTCCCAAGGCGCTCGCATTATCGAGGGCGACAGTCCGTACGATCCGCCAGAATCTTTTCTGGGCGTTTATTTATAACCTGATTGGCATCCCGCTTGCGGCAGGCATCCTGTATCCTGTAAATGGTTTCCTGTTAGATCCGATGATCGCAGGAGCGGCCATGGCGCTTAGTTCGGTGTCGGTAGTCAGCAATAGTCTTTTACTTAAAATCAAACAGATATGA
- a CDS encoding helix-turn-helix domain-containing protein, which produces MVVEQQLKAVGIGYSKVQLGDVALESNPSPAEMSSLHERLSALGFELLNDRRSTLVEKIKNIIIRLIHHTDGEEVNTKLSVILAEELHMDYHYLSSQFSAAEGVTIEKYAIQQRIEKAKELLAYGQLSLSEIAYALGYSSVQHLSQQFKKVTGQTPSQYKTAPLTGRMPLDKV; this is translated from the coding sequence ATGGTCGTAGAACAGCAGTTAAAGGCTGTAGGCATCGGTTACAGCAAGGTGCAACTGGGCGATGTGGCGTTGGAATCAAATCCTTCTCCTGCGGAGATGAGCAGCCTGCACGAGCGGTTGTCTGCATTAGGTTTCGAATTGCTGAACGACCGGCGCAGCACGCTGGTGGAGAAGATCAAAAATATCATCATCCGCCTTATTCATCATACAGATGGCGAAGAAGTGAATACCAAGTTGTCTGTCATATTAGCGGAAGAGCTGCACATGGACTATCACTACCTGAGCAGCCAGTTTTCTGCTGCGGAAGGTGTTACCATTGAGAAATACGCTATTCAGCAACGCATTGAAAAGGCAAAGGAGCTACTCGCTTACGGACAACTATCATTGAGTGAGATCGCTTATGCCCTTGGCTACAGCAGTGTGCAGCATCTTTCACAGCAATTTAAAAAAGTGACGGGGCAAACGCCTTCGCAATACAAAACAGCACCGCTGACGGGGCGTATGCCGCTGGACAAAGTCTGA
- a CDS encoding tetratricopeptide repeat protein has protein sequence MSALLERAGILVQQSRYSDAIKTLHQHLYEHSTDTEALYLLALCHLQMDAHNEAEEVIENALSISPDDDRFFYLKARVLTDRKEFKKAGEMISEAVSLNPVVPHYYGVWSQILLLQRNYAGAQRKAEEGLAFDPEDQLCLNMRSHALYSLNQREDAFSGLRTALEKNPENAYTHANMGWKYLESGRHNEALDHFREALRLDPNLDWARNGMVQAIKSKYWLYRIFLKYNFFMARQSGRMQIAIILGIYALSQLANHYVWPLYIFLTILVLSTWLIGPVSNLFLRFNTYGRYLLSPKEMKISEAVGVLLGTAVVSGILYGALGLASALALCVTAAMLTLPVATMESPEKPRNRWILRGITITIGVLGLAGVLVAILSGTELSYPLMGAIILTFAYQWVANVIAMKER, from the coding sequence ATGTCAGCTTTATTAGAGCGCGCTGGCATACTCGTGCAGCAAAGCCGGTACAGCGACGCGATCAAAACTTTACACCAACACCTCTACGAACACTCCACCGACACGGAGGCGCTTTATCTGCTGGCATTATGCCATTTGCAGATGGATGCGCACAATGAAGCGGAAGAAGTGATCGAGAACGCATTGTCCATTTCACCAGACGACGACCGTTTCTTTTACCTGAAGGCGCGTGTATTAACCGACCGGAAGGAATTTAAGAAAGCGGGAGAGATGATTTCTGAAGCGGTGTCTTTGAACCCCGTGGTGCCCCACTACTATGGCGTCTGGAGCCAGATATTACTGCTACAGCGCAACTATGCAGGCGCGCAACGCAAAGCCGAAGAAGGCCTGGCGTTCGACCCGGAAGATCAGTTATGCCTGAACATGCGTTCGCACGCGCTGTATAGTCTTAACCAGAGAGAAGATGCCTTTTCCGGATTACGCACTGCGCTGGAAAAGAACCCGGAAAACGCTTACACCCATGCCAATATGGGCTGGAAGTACCTGGAGTCGGGCCGCCACAACGAAGCGCTGGATCACTTCCGCGAAGCCCTCCGACTGGACCCGAACCTGGATTGGGCAAGGAACGGCATGGTGCAGGCGATCAAGTCGAAATACTGGTTGTACCGCATCTTCCTGAAATATAACTTCTTTATGGCCCGACAGAGCGGTCGTATGCAGATCGCAATCATACTGGGCATTTACGCATTAAGTCAGCTGGCCAATCATTACGTATGGCCATTGTATATCTTCCTGACTATACTGGTATTGTCTACCTGGCTGATCGGGCCGGTGAGCAACCTTTTCCTGCGCTTTAATACTTACGGCCGCTATTTGCTGAGCCCGAAAGAAATGAAAATATCCGAAGCCGTTGGTGTATTACTGGGCACCGCTGTGGTAAGTGGCATCCTGTATGGCGCGTTGGGCCTGGCTTCTGCGCTGGCGCTTTGTGTAACCGCCGCCATGCTCACCCTGCCTGTGGCCACGATGGAATCGCCGGAGAAACCGCGTAACCGTTGGATATTGCGGGGTATTACGATAACGATCGGTGTATTGGGACTGGCGGGCGTACTCGTCGCCATCCTGTCTGGGACTGAGTTGAGTTATCCGCTGATGGGCGCCATCATCCTCACTTTTGCGTATCAATGGGTGGCAAATGTGATCGCGATGAAGGAAAGATAG
- a CDS encoding ATP-binding protein, which yields MSTEMIKQLLEALQFSPENVPLRMHVAQVLFQGADYTQAEEQYRKVLELQPDNRDAQMGLARTFYQQQKYSAAVIVLEQLEGQDPNNFDALLLHCRTLVKENHLNDARDIYQHLLQLNPGFRDEPLDGLFRAAQGGAQEMDEDDEEMGERLFMLEKPEINFSDVGGMEREKKEIELKIIKPLQFPDLFKAYGKKAGGGILLYGPPGCGKTYLAKATAGQINAEFINVGIHDVLDMWVGNSEKNLHSLFEMARQNKPCVLFFDEVDALGANRTSMRNSGASHLINQFLSEMDGIAADNENVLIIGATNAPWHLDAAFRRPGRFDRIIFVEPPEQQGREDILKIHLRDKPVKDIDFVALAKASAGFSGADLKCVIDVAVEEKLMEALNTGTPLPVTQKELAKAVKNHKATTREWFNAARNYALYSNEAGLYDDVLKYLNIKK from the coding sequence ATGTCAACAGAAATGATCAAACAGCTATTGGAGGCCCTGCAGTTTTCGCCGGAGAATGTGCCATTAAGGATGCATGTAGCGCAGGTGCTGTTCCAGGGAGCGGATTACACGCAGGCGGAGGAGCAATACCGGAAAGTGCTGGAACTGCAGCCGGATAACAGGGACGCACAAATGGGGCTGGCCCGTACTTTTTACCAGCAGCAAAAATATTCAGCCGCTGTCATCGTGCTGGAACAACTTGAAGGCCAGGACCCCAACAACTTCGACGCGTTGCTGCTACACTGCCGCACGCTGGTAAAGGAAAATCATCTGAACGATGCCCGCGACATATACCAACACCTGCTTCAGCTCAATCCCGGTTTTCGTGATGAGCCGCTGGACGGACTGTTTCGCGCTGCACAAGGCGGCGCGCAGGAAATGGACGAGGACGATGAGGAAATGGGAGAACGGTTGTTCATGCTCGAAAAACCGGAAATCAACTTTTCGGACGTAGGTGGCATGGAACGCGAAAAGAAAGAGATCGAACTGAAAATCATAAAACCACTGCAATTCCCCGACTTGTTCAAAGCTTACGGCAAAAAAGCCGGTGGGGGCATTTTGTTATACGGTCCGCCGGGTTGTGGTAAAACCTACCTGGCAAAGGCCACGGCCGGACAAATCAACGCCGAATTTATCAATGTAGGTATTCATGACGTGCTGGACATGTGGGTGGGGAATAGCGAGAAGAACCTGCATTCTCTTTTCGAGATGGCGCGTCAGAATAAACCCTGCGTGTTGTTTTTCGATGAAGTGGATGCGCTGGGCGCCAATCGTACCTCGATGCGCAACAGTGGGGCCAGTCACCTCATCAACCAATTTCTTTCCGAAATGGATGGTATAGCCGCCGATAACGAGAACGTCCTGATCATCGGCGCTACCAATGCACCCTGGCACCTGGATGCGGCGTTTCGCCGTCCCGGGCGTTTTGATCGCATCATTTTCGTAGAGCCGCCCGAGCAGCAGGGCAGGGAAGATATTTTAAAGATCCACCTGCGCGATAAGCCAGTAAAAGATATTGATTTTGTCGCACTGGCCAAAGCCTCCGCAGGCTTCTCCGGCGCCGACCTGAAATGTGTGATCGACGTAGCCGTGGAAGAAAAGCTGATGGAAGCATTGAATACAGGCACGCCGCTGCCCGTAACACAGAAAGAACTGGCCAAGGCCGTAAAGAATCATAAGGCCACTACGCGCGAATGGTTTAACGCCGCCCGCAACTACGCCCTGTACTCAAACGAAGCAGGGTTATACGACGACGTATTAAAGTATCTCAACATCAAGAAATAG